Proteins co-encoded in one Streptomyces roseochromogenus subsp. oscitans DS 12.976 genomic window:
- a CDS encoding Ku protein, which translates to MRSIWNGAISFGLVSIPIKLVNATESHSISFRQIHTEDNGRIRYRKVCELEDREVGQSEIGKGYEDADGTIIPITDDDLAHLPIPTARTIEIVAFVPGDRIDPLQMDAAYYLAAGGVPAAKPYVLLREALKRNNKVAIAKYALRGRERLGMLRVVGDAIAMHGLLWPDEVRAPEGVAPDTNVTVRDKELDLADALMDTLGEVDLEDLHDEYRAALEEVIAAKASGEAPPEAPAPAAGGKVLDLMAALESSVRAARESRESPSGAEAEIKPLPRKTKPAPTAKKTAAAKKTAAAKKSATKSTAKKPAPKKTTSRKRTA; encoded by the coding sequence GTGCGATCCATATGGAACGGCGCCATCTCCTTCGGTCTCGTCAGCATCCCGATCAAGCTGGTGAACGCCACGGAGAGCCACTCGATCTCCTTCCGCCAGATCCACACCGAGGACAACGGCCGCATCCGCTACCGCAAGGTGTGCGAACTGGAGGACCGCGAGGTCGGCCAGTCGGAGATCGGCAAGGGGTACGAGGACGCGGACGGCACGATCATCCCGATCACGGACGATGACCTGGCCCACCTGCCCATCCCCACGGCCCGCACGATCGAGATCGTGGCCTTCGTCCCGGGCGACCGGATCGACCCGCTCCAGATGGACGCGGCGTACTACCTGGCCGCCGGCGGTGTGCCCGCCGCGAAGCCGTACGTCCTGCTCCGCGAGGCCCTGAAGCGCAACAACAAGGTGGCCATCGCGAAGTACGCGCTGCGCGGCCGCGAACGCCTCGGCATGCTGCGGGTGGTCGGCGACGCCATCGCCATGCACGGCCTGCTCTGGCCGGACGAGGTCCGCGCCCCCGAAGGCGTCGCCCCCGACACGAACGTCACCGTACGGGACAAGGAACTCGACCTCGCGGACGCCCTGATGGACACCCTCGGCGAGGTCGACCTGGAGGATCTGCACGACGAGTACCGGGCCGCGCTGGAGGAGGTCATCGCCGCGAAGGCTTCCGGCGAGGCACCACCGGAGGCCCCCGCGCCGGCCGCCGGGGGCAAGGTGCTGGACCTGATGGCGGCCCTGGAGAGCAGCGTGCGCGCGGCCCGCGAGTCCCGCGAGTCGCCATCCGGCGCCGAAGCCGAGATCAAACCCCTGCCCCGAAAGACAAAGCCCGCCCCCACGGCCAAGAAAACGGCAGCCGCCAAGAAGACGGCAGCGGCGAAAAAGTCAGCAACCAAGTCCACGGCGAAGAAACCAGCTCCGAAGAAGACGACATCCCGCAAACGAACGGCTTGA
- the ligD gene encoding non-homologous end-joining DNA ligase: MTPMTEVEGRRVALSNLEKVLYPETGFTKAELVHYYATSADVLLPHLRDRAVSFLRYPDGPEGQVFFTKNVPPGTPEWVTTAEVPRSSADSPARMVVVQDLPSLVWAANLVTEFHTHQWLVRDPDEADRLVFDLDPGAPAHIVHCCEVALWLRERLAADGIEAYPKTAGSKGLHLLAAVRGGSPERASEYAKALAVEAERAMPRLVVHRMTKSLRPGKVFVDWSQNAARKTTATPYTLRARRVPLVSAPVTWEEVAECGSPAQLEFLADDIAPRVQRYGDLLAGLLDPGSAAALP; this comes from the coding sequence ATGACGCCTATGACAGAGGTGGAGGGGCGGCGGGTCGCGCTCAGCAACCTGGAGAAGGTGCTGTATCCGGAGACCGGCTTCACCAAGGCGGAGCTGGTGCACTACTACGCGACCAGCGCCGATGTACTGCTGCCGCATCTGCGCGACCGGGCCGTGTCCTTCCTGCGCTACCCGGACGGCCCGGAGGGGCAGGTCTTCTTCACCAAGAACGTGCCGCCGGGTACGCCCGAGTGGGTCACCACCGCCGAGGTACCGCGGTCCTCCGCGGACAGTCCGGCTCGGATGGTCGTCGTACAGGATCTGCCGAGCCTCGTCTGGGCGGCGAATCTCGTCACCGAGTTCCATACGCATCAGTGGCTCGTGCGGGACCCGGACGAGGCCGACCGGCTGGTTTTCGATCTCGATCCGGGGGCGCCCGCGCACATCGTGCACTGCTGCGAGGTGGCCCTGTGGCTGCGCGAGCGGCTCGCGGCGGACGGCATCGAGGCGTACCCGAAGACGGCCGGGTCGAAGGGGCTGCATCTGCTGGCGGCGGTGCGCGGAGGTTCACCCGAACGGGCTAGTGAGTACGCGAAGGCACTCGCCGTGGAGGCTGAGCGCGCCATGCCGCGGCTGGTGGTGCACCGGATGACGAAGAGCCTCCGGCCGGGGAAGGTGTTCGTCGACTGGAGCCAGAACGCGGCCCGCAAGACCACCGCCACGCCGTACACGCTGCGCGCCCGCCGGGTGCCGCTGGTGTCCGCGCCGGTGACCTGGGAGGAGGTGGCGGAGTGCGGTAGCCCGGCCCAGCTGGAGTTCCTGGCCGACGACATCGCTCCGCGGGTTCAGCGGTACGGGGACCTGCTGGCCGGGTTGCTGGATCCGGGGTCGGCCGCCGCGTTGCCCTGA
- a CDS encoding NERD domain-containing protein yields the protein MSALRVVPANRHGRERLYVCRPDGSNVAWYDRETGRVNLLGEDSRDDVLQALEPFLTGPVTVGPPPVPTPAELARLTLHPDDDLAPNRPGEALLIALDRDPGPAHRLRPDPRRRALAAEETVGAALDALEGAGWHTLHSIGLPGGDRIHHLLLGPGGLFALHALYARKTRVLVADPMVAVGRREAEPLLRRQRALADRASYALTAEVRPVLALAGPAELTMTAQPRTVRILQDTELTGLARLGGVLKPGDVEALHAMARDRNLWERV from the coding sequence ATGAGCGCACTGCGCGTGGTGCCGGCCAATCGGCACGGCCGGGAACGGCTGTACGTCTGCCGCCCGGACGGATCCAATGTCGCCTGGTACGACCGTGAGACAGGCCGGGTCAACCTGCTCGGCGAGGACAGCAGAGACGACGTACTCCAAGCGCTGGAACCGTTCCTGACCGGCCCGGTGACCGTGGGCCCGCCCCCGGTTCCGACCCCCGCGGAACTCGCCCGGCTGACCCTGCACCCGGACGACGACCTGGCACCCAACCGCCCCGGCGAGGCCCTCCTCATCGCCCTCGACCGCGACCCGGGCCCCGCCCACCGGCTGCGCCCCGACCCGCGCCGCCGCGCCCTGGCCGCCGAGGAGACCGTCGGCGCGGCCCTGGACGCCCTGGAGGGCGCCGGCTGGCACACCTTGCACTCCATAGGCCTGCCCGGCGGCGACCGCATCCACCATCTGCTGCTCGGCCCAGGCGGCCTCTTCGCCCTGCACGCCCTGTACGCCCGCAAGACCCGGGTCCTGGTCGCCGACCCGATGGTCGCCGTAGGCCGCCGGGAGGCCGAGCCACTGCTGCGCCGGCAGCGCGCCCTCGCCGACCGGGCCTCCTACGCCCTGACCGCCGAGGTACGCCCGGTGCTGGCTCTGGCCGGCCCGGCCGAGCTGACCATGACCGCCCAGCCGCGCACGGTACGGATCCTCCAGGACACCGAGCTGACGGGGCTGGCCCGGCTGGGCGGGGTGCTGAAGCCGGGGGACGTGGAGGCGCTGCACGCGATGGCGCGGGACCGGAACCTGTGGGAGAGGGTGTAG